The Nitrospirota bacterium DNA segment ATGAAGCGGGAATACGGACCGTCATATGGCCTAAGCCAGCTTCGTTTACGTTTGGAGATAGGCTTTCTGAACGGCCTGGAGTCTTTCGACTTATTCAGACGGTGGGGATGGTCATCCAGAGAACCCTTAACTTCATTCGGAAATTCGTGTTTACTGCGATGGCTCGTACGTGGTTCCTGAGACGGGAAGGGGTCCAGATCGTTCATCTGAACAATACGATTCAGTATAGCCATGATTGGATGTTGGCTGCGAGGCTAGCTCGGATCAAATGCATCGTGCATGAACGTGGAATTAACGCAAGTTTTTCAAGGGCCGCTCAATATTTTGCGAAACGAGTGGACGCCGTCATCTGTATTTCCAATGCGGTTCGCCAAAATATGCGCGAGCGAGGAATCGACTATGGAAATTTGCAGACAATTTATGACGGAATGGATCCCGATGCAAAACAGCGCCACACGACATCTGATGCGCTGCGCAGTGCCTATGGGATCGAATCGGGTGCGACCATCGTGGGCATGGTTGGGAATATCAAGGAGTGGAAGGGACAACACACCGTCATTCGCGCAATCGATGTGGTTCGAAGAACGTTCCCTTCAGTCCGTTGTGTATTAGTTGGGGATACAGGTCTTGAGCATCGGGAGTACGAACATGGTCTTCGGGAATTAGTCCGTTCCCTTGATCTTGCCCAGCATGTCATCTTCGCAGGGTTTCAAAAACATGTGGCGGATCACCTCATGATGTTCGATGTGGTGATTCATGCTTCGGTGTTGCCTGAGCCATTTGGCATGGTCCTCCTTGAGGCGATGGCATGCAGTAAACCGGTCATTGGAGCAAGCGCTGGTGCAGTCCCTGAGATCGTCGAGGAGGGTCGCACGGGCCTTACGTTCCCTCCTGGCGATTGGGAGCGGCTTGCGGATGCGATCGTCACATTATTGGGTGACCCCACATTGGCCCAGTCCATGGGGCGAAACGGATTAGATCGTTTGGTAAAGAATTTTCACGTTTCAAGGAATATTGAGTCGGTTCAACAATTGTATCAAAGGGTTCTCTGTGAGG contains these protein-coding regions:
- a CDS encoding glycosyltransferase family 4 protein; translated protein: MSEVPARVLYCEGNADGTVGGSYFCLLYLVKGLDRSRYEPMVVFQNEHSLLPEFHEAGIRTVIWPKPASFTFGDRLSERPGVFRLIQTVGMVIQRTLNFIRKFVFTAMARTWFLRREGVQIVHLNNTIQYSHDWMLAARLARIKCIVHERGINASFSRAAQYFAKRVDAVICISNAVRQNMRERGIDYGNLQTIYDGMDPDAKQRHTTSDALRSAYGIESGATIVGMVGNIKEWKGQHTVIRAIDVVRRTFPSVRCVLVGDTGLEHREYEHGLRELVRSLDLAQHVIFAGFQKHVADHLMMFDVVIHASVLPEPFGMVLLEAMACSKPVIGASAGAVPEIVEEGRTGLTFPPGDWERLADAIVTLLGDPTLAQSMGRNGLDRLVKNFHVSRNIESVQQLYQRVLCEAS